The window AATGGATAAAAGTATGGTTCAATGATTGTACTGTTCTGCAGTATTGTCAGAAATATGTATTATAGTCGCGGCAAGGTAATTGTCAAACATTAGTACTTAACAGGTATAATTCCGTGAAAAGTTTGTTAAGATCATGCAAAACAACGCTTTAATTTATTGGAAGTACCGTTGGCGGGAATAATGATATCAATTGCTGAGTTGCAGTATTTTACgaagtaaaaaggaaaattgatTTCGCGGAAAGGAACGGTTAAACGCATATTGTTTGATTTGCCGATAAAAATTTGTTCGTCGTTGATCATAATGAACGTAAACTGTgatgattatatatatatatgcttatTTTACATAGACACATTTATCACAAATTTTGCCATTGTTTAGAGACAAAGTGCCTGTGAGATGTTCAGTCGTGGAAATAAAAAGaatgatatataaatatatattttcaatgaaaGATGCAATAATCAGTTATTGATGCACTTATACCACGTATAATTGATCTGAACTCATATTGTACCCATGATTATCTAATAAAATGTCATGTGCCTATCATTCTTTTTGCCCGTTTAAATACCACCTACCTGTTTGTGTGACTCATTAATAACAGCTTAATTAATTGCTACCTCTCGTTTTGTTTTCAGACTAAGGCTAATACGTATTTTCATGTGGTACACCTAGGAGGAGAATATAAACCAATAACTGACTTGTTGGTCACTTTAGTTTAttgccatttttcaaaaaattctcatCATTTTACagctgtataaaataaaaaagaaaacttacAACTACATATAAATCTGTCCGAATACATAGACGTTTTTCTTCTCAGTATTGTATCAAATCTTTATATTTCGTTCTCCCGTGGATTCGAGCAGTTTAAACAGTCGCGAAAATAATTTAGTAACGGTCAACCATTCTGTTTAAACCTTTTACACTGAATAGACAGAGAGTACATAAATTACAGAACATACTGGATGAAACAAATGTTTACCACTAACAATACTTGAGTAGGCAGATCACATGTAAAGGAAGTAATGCGATATTAGATTGGTAAAAGGAAAACATAAAATTAACAATCGTATATTTACTTCAGTATGGAATCATTTAAGCCCTGTTTTGTATCCTATAACATTATGTAAAAAGATGTAACGCGTAGTGGAAGCGTAGTTGTTTTTGGTATACCACAATTACTATagttatacatatattactGTTAGTACCTAATGTAGATACTAAATTAAACAGCTTTATcaagaaaaaattgttaacaatATTGTACATAATTCGTATAATCCTTCTTTGCACACAGAATCCATACGTAAACGAAGAATTTCGCTCTGTACGTTAATTAAACAACGCCTAGAACCTTTTAAAGCTGTAGCGATACTTCgtagaatatttaaatacaataGTGCCCTGACTATTTGGAAATACCTCGAAGTTCAGATACTGTGAACTTTTAAACAGCTGCCCCCTTTCGGTAAGAAGAGACATTCGACAAACATCCACGAAAAGTAAATAGTAAGAAGACATGTTTTAGTTATTGTGGGCAAGTTAGGGGTACCGAATataaatagaaatatgtttATAAAACTATTCGCGTGCAAGACTCAATGAATTATGATTCATTTATGCAGGTCCCTGGAAGTATTAACTATACAAGTAAAATGTACTTTTTATATACATAACAAATACTTTTCTATAAATATCAAgtagtatttaaataattctgaaactttcaatTAATTTTGAAGTAGACACGATCTCCGACACATTTGTTATGTAACTTTTATTGGAAGCATATACTTCTTTCGGTATACAGAGAGATATACTTAGTCTCTTATACCACTCTCTTGTTCATACGGTAATTTATGCTGTGTGGCTTCTATTTTCGATGTACGTTATCATCAATTCCCCTTGTATGAACCCATTTGAATTAGTAAGCATACGAATTATAAATTATCCCCTCTTCGAAGTAGCTAATAATACGCTAGCgtcattaatatatttaatataatcgtATTTATCTACTAATAGTCTTAGCTTGTTGTGCTTTGTACAGTTTTAAGACTTTCTTACTGGGTACTAAGGATTGGCTCAATCCTGGTCTCTTTTTACGTTTATTCATTTGATTATTCTCTTgatcgacctcgtcgtcgtcgtttatTGGTAGTTGACCGTTATATTGGGTCTGACAGATAACTGTCTCTTGCGGCGCTCGAATCGCTTCTAATTCAGCTGCTGTGCGATGCAAATCTGAGTCGTGAGCGAAGGTACAATTATGACCAAAGCGGCATCTACCTTTCCTGTAATTCCAACAGATTTTTCTACCGTTTATCATCTTAGTATCGTCTAAGGTCGGAGTCATTTTAACATGCTTTTCGAGTATTGCACTTTTTGCTTTCTCTGCTTCGACAAATGGATTCGAGAAGACTGAAGTTTTCATGGTGGGCATGCCATTAAAATCGGGAGTTGGCAATGGAAGTTTCTCTTTGGAAGATGTTTCATTTGGTACTCCGTTCTCGTTattctcttcgtcgtcgtcctcttcttcttcctcttcgtccttaAAACTAAGAGTTGGGCAATATCAGATTACAAAGAACAAGTTCAATCTAACGTGTAAGCACCAACTGTGCCTTAAGATATTCATGCCAGAACACTGCAACGTATTCTCGTAGCAGTAAGAGTAGCCTCGTCGCTATGTTACGAATTCTATCCACTGTTTCGGTCGTGTACAAAGTTCTTGCAAAACAACAAGTATATAGCGAGGAAAATGTAATGGAGAActattaaatcataaaaattaaCGATGTTACGCGTGGAATCGGCACGATGAACTCATTCTTCATTATCTTTGTTTCATAAGTGCGCGTGTAATTGCGACAACTTCCTTGCCTCGCAAAAGGACAACGCACATTTATGTAATACACAATGCTTGGGACGAAACGATTTGGTAACAACATGGTAAAAGGAAGTTTATGGTCGTGGGAGGTTAAACGGCAGAGGAAAACAAACATTGAAGCAGCCAAGCTTGCATCGGTGAAAGCTTACGTGTTATCAGCACTGTCCGAAACGTCGTCGCCGCTACTCTCCGAACTCGAGGAAGTCCCATAATCCGCAACCAAGGAAGCCATCGTTCTTACCAATTAATTAACAATATACTTTAACAAACACTAATCTAATATAACCATTATAAATTGTAATGCTACTGCCGACACTAAGAAAGTGCGGCAACGTCGCGAATTAAACGTCACCGGAAGTTGTTATGAACACCGTTGTACTTTCGAAGTTGGTGGCAAATATAAAATGTGCTGTACAAACTCGCAATTCAATAAACACATGTTTATATCTACTTAAATTAATCGATATGAAAGTGTGTCTGTGCAAAAGATTTCGAGTAATAGTAAacacatatatttatatagtatTAAATACACAATACACCACAGTCACTTATACTGATAAAGCATGCACGACTTTCTTCCAATTGAAAGCTTTTCCATAtagatatttttctatttccagGCCCCATTTTCTCTAATAACAATCTAGTGTTAGGAACCCGTGACCAGTATTTTCCTAATGTTGCAATTACATTGTTATGATTCTCATTTGAATTTGTACTAGTCGATTCCTGTTCATCTGAATTCCACTGAGTAATTAAATTGACACTAATAATAGATAAACGGAATTCGTTGGCGATGAAATGGCATATATTCGCTAGATGATTCAACGCAACGGTTATGTTGTGGTCTTTGGAAGACTTAAAAATGATTGCTGGCAAAGAGTCGATAATGATAATCCTTGTCCGACATTCTTCTGTTTCCTCTTTTAAGGCGATTGTTAACCAacgcaaaactttaaataacTGATGCCCGTTTAGTACATTACAGACTTTAATGCGCTCCATAGTTTCATCTACAATCTATagttaaaatgaaaattatatattcTACGCGTATTAATACTGTATAAGAAAGAAGTTTTATATATACTAGTACCTGCTTATCGCAATTTTTTCTCAACAAAATTTCCTCTACTCTGGAACCACAAAAGTCCCTTTTCGTATCGATGTACCGTACAAGATTGTTTGGCTTGAGCGCAACATTACTAGCAATTGTTAAACACAACTGCGTCTTTCCAGTCGAGGATGTACCGCATACTTCGTATATTTGACCAGGATACAAACCACTTTTTAATAAGTTATCTAAACTAATCATTCGAATTGatcgttattaatttttttatcagcaTTCGATTAAATAGTACTCGAGGAATATAATACCATGGTAAATCAGTGGGAATTATATTGCTCTTTTCTATTTCCAATAAATCCAACGCATTTCTCATCACACCTCCATACTTTTGTGAGATATTTCGCTTAAGGTCAAGTATATCCTGCAAATTTAAccttaaaattattgttttacattgtttCGCGTGACCCTACATTCCACCTAGAGACATGTATTGTACTTGTTTTTCGTAATAAGCATACATATTGTACCTTAAGTGAAAGTCCCGTACAGGTCACTAATTTTTCAGAATCTTCTTCTATAAATTCAATAACAGTACAAACGCGTTTGCGTTGTAATTGTTGTATCACGAAGTCCGATAATTTCGGATCTACGTCCGAACTTAATTTCGTCATATCTGAGATCGTGATCCTTTTAAATATCGCTCGCAAATTCTATGCATACAATTTCCATCCGTATATTCTTTTACACTTGCCTCTTTAAAACGAACcaagtaaaaaatcaaaataatacaAACTTCCGGAAAATTAAAAGTAACACATACGCCGAGTTTATTTGGATTCACCAGTATCCGCAATTAGTCGCTAcggaaatataatttatttttaaaacatttgcctcaattttcacaatttttcgaTCGAAAGGGTAAATAATCAATGAAACGATTACCTTTGATCGGGTCAAgtggaaatttcaaattattatcGCGTATACTACGTTGATcaatgtaaatatataatagTGGTACCCAAAAGATGATGCGCCGAGTACCGAAATGACCCCAGCGTCATTCTTACGATTGTACGTATCACACGCGGTCACCTCGTTAAGGATAGCAGAATCGAGAAGAAGCAGAGAAAAACGTGTCGTAAATTTCAGTACAATAATTTTcgtttattatttcattatgaTCCACTGGCGATCCGTCGTAA is drawn from Andrena cerasifolii isolate SP2316 chromosome 8, iyAndCera1_principal, whole genome shotgun sequence and contains these coding sequences:
- the LOC143372307 gene encoding uncharacterized protein LOC143372307 encodes the protein MASLVADYGTSSSSESSGDDVSDSADNTFKDEEEEEEDDDEENNENGVPNETSSKEKLPLPTPDFNGMPTMKTSVFSNPFVEAEKAKSAILEKHVKMTPTLDDTKMINGRKICWNYRKGRCRFGHNCTFAHDSDLHRTAAELEAIRAPQETVICQTQYNGQLPINDDDEVDQENNQMNKRKKRPGLSQSLVPSKKVLKLYKAQQAKTISR
- the Rad51d gene encoding rad51 recombinase D isoform X1, translating into MTKLSSDVDPKLSDFVIQQLQRKRVCTVIEFIEEDSEKLVTCTGLSLKDILDLKRNISQKYGGVMRNALDLLEIEKSNIIPTDLPCLDNLLKSGLYPGQIYEVCGTSSTGKTQLCLTIASNVALKPNNLVRYIDTKRDFCGSRVEEILLRKNCDKQIVDETMERIKVCNVLNGHQLFKVLRWLTIALKEETEECRTRIIIIDSLPAIIFKSSKDHNITVALNHLANICHFIANEFRLSIISVNLITQWNSDEQESTSTNSNENHNNVIATLGKYWSRVPNTRLLLEKMGPGNRKISIWKSFQLEESRACFISISDCGVLCI
- the Rad51d gene encoding rad51 recombinase D isoform X2, translated to MTKLSSDVDPKLSDFVIQQLQRKRVCTVIEFIEEDSEKLVTCTGLSLKDILDLKRNISQKYGGVMRNALDLLEIEKSNIIPTDLPCLDNLLKSGLYPGQIYEVCGTSSTGKTQLCLTIASNVALKPNNLVRYIDTKRDFCGSRVEEILLRKNCDKQMKLWSALKSVMY